A section of the Fusobacterium sp. DD2 genome encodes:
- the glmL gene encoding methylaspartate mutase accessory protein GlmL: MKVYLAIDFGSTYTKLTAVDMDNEVILATAKDITTVEDDIMIGFEKAYTKLKAEISKKIDFDQIEFVGKTACSSAAGGLKMIAIGLVPDLTAEAAKKAALGAGARVIKTYSYELNHREMEEIENTALDIILLAGGTDGGNKECIIHNAKMIAEHQIKVPVVVAGNKAAIDEIEEVFKTAGIDYYIAENVMPFINKLNVEPCREEIRKVFMNRIVEAKGMKQAEEFIRGILMPTPAAVLKAAEILSTGTDDEEGIGDLIVVDIGGATTDIHSIAKGEPTKPSVMIKGLEEPFAKRTVEGDLGMRYSALALLEAAGTRKIRNYLHDSLKKVDVKSECKRRFENIRIVPQTEEEIRFDEAMAMAATELAMTRHCGVLECVYTPMGTMFNQNGKDLIETPYVIGTGGVIIHSLNPGGILKAGNFNENDPVHLKPLNPKFLVDKTYILSSMGLLAQDYPEVAIRVMKKYLVEAKAEN, encoded by the coding sequence ATGAAAGTTTACTTAGCTATAGATTTCGGAAGTACATATACTAAGTTAACAGCTGTTGATATGGACAACGAAGTTATCCTTGCTACTGCCAAAGATATTACCACTGTAGAAGATGACATTATGATAGGATTTGAAAAGGCTTATACAAAGTTAAAAGCCGAAATCAGTAAAAAAATTGATTTTGATCAAATCGAATTCGTAGGTAAAACTGCATGTTCATCTGCTGCAGGAGGCCTTAAGATGATTGCTATAGGGCTTGTTCCTGATCTAACAGCTGAAGCTGCAAAGAAAGCAGCTCTTGGTGCAGGTGCCAGAGTAATCAAAACTTACTCTTATGAACTAAACCACAGAGAGATGGAAGAAATTGAAAACACAGCTTTGGATATAATATTGTTAGCTGGTGGAACAGATGGTGGAAACAAGGAATGTATAATTCACAACGCAAAAATGATTGCTGAGCATCAGATTAAGGTACCAGTAGTTGTGGCTGGAAATAAAGCAGCTATTGACGAAATTGAAGAGGTATTTAAAACAGCTGGGATAGACTATTACATTGCAGAAAACGTTATGCCATTTATAAATAAACTTAACGTAGAACCTTGTAGAGAGGAAATACGTAAGGTATTTATGAATAGAATAGTTGAAGCAAAAGGAATGAAACAGGCAGAAGAGTTTATAAGAGGAATTTTAATGCCTACTCCTGCTGCGGTACTAAAAGCGGCTGAAATTCTTTCAACAGGAACTGATGATGAAGAAGGTATAGGAGACTTAATAGTCGTTGACATCGGTGGAGCTACTACAGATATTCACTCAATTGCAAAAGGAGAACCTACTAAACCTTCAGTAATGATAAAAGGATTAGAAGAACCATTTGCTAAGAGAACTGTTGAGGGAGACTTAGGAATGAGATATTCTGCTCTAGCACTTCTAGAAGCTGCTGGAACTAGAAAAATCAGAAACTATCTACATGATTCATTGAAAAAAGTAGACGTAAAATCAGAGTGTAAACGTAGATTTGAGAACATTAGAATTGTTCCTCAAACTGAAGAAGAAATCAGATTTGATGAAGCAATGGCAATGGCTGCAACTGAGCTTGCTATGACAAGACACTGTGGAGTACTAGAATGCGTATACACACCAATGGGAACAATGTTTAATCAAAATGGAAAAGACTTAATTGAAACTCCATATGTTATAGGTACAGGAGGAGTTATAATTCACAGCTTAAATCCAGGTGGAATATTAAAAGCTGGAAATTTCAATGAAAATGACCCTGTTCATTTAAAACCATTGAACCCTAAATTCCTAGTAGATAAAACTTATATCTTATCTTCTATGGGATTATTAGCTCAGGATTATCCTGAAGTGGCAATAAGAGTAATGAAAAAATACTTAGTAGAAGCTAAAGCAGAAAATTAG
- the glmS gene encoding methylaspartate mutase subunit S, whose translation MKKNGKKVVIGVIGSDCHAVGNKIIHHVLEANGFDVVNVGVLSPQADFINAAVETSADAIIVSSLYGHGELDCQGMREKCEEAGLNDILLYVGGNIVVGKQVWEDVEKRFKAMGFNRVYRPGTPIEETTEDLKKDLGIA comes from the coding sequence ATGAAGAAAAATGGAAAAAAAGTAGTAATTGGAGTTATAGGTTCAGACTGTCACGCAGTTGGGAACAAAATTATTCATCACGTATTAGAAGCTAATGGATTTGACGTGGTAAACGTTGGAGTTTTATCACCACAAGCTGACTTTATCAACGCAGCAGTTGAAACAAGTGCAGATGCAATTATCGTTTCTTCTCTATACGGACACGGAGAATTAGACTGTCAAGGAATGAGAGAAAAATGTGAAGAAGCTGGACTAAACGACATTCTTCTTTATGTTGGAGGAAACATAGTTGTTGGTAAACAAGTATGGGAAGACGTTGAAAAAAGATTTAAAGCTATGGGATTCAACAGAGTATACAGACCAGGTACTCCAATTGAAGAAACAACTGAAGATCTTAAAAAAGATTTAGGTATTGCATAG
- the rimP gene encoding ribosome maturation factor RimP, with translation MANSSNEAIIQKIEKIVTPVIEEMNLSLVDVEYMQDGGYWYVRIYVENMSGDITLEDCAAISNKIEDDVDKLIDKKFFLEVSSPGIERPLKKIGDFVRFKGEKAKLSLKHKIDDCKNFEGIITDCKDEIIFLEIDENKTLEIPFSEVRKANLVYEFDEF, from the coding sequence ATGGCAAATTCAAGCAATGAAGCGATTATTCAAAAAATTGAAAAAATAGTAACTCCAGTTATAGAAGAGATGAATCTTTCTCTTGTTGATGTTGAGTATATGCAAGATGGTGGTTACTGGTATGTGAGAATATACGTAGAAAATATGAGTGGTGACATCACATTAGAAGATTGTGCAGCAATCAGTAATAAAATTGAAGATGACGTAGATAAGCTAATTGATAAAAAATTCTTCTTAGAGGTTTCTTCTCCTGGAATAGAAAGACCTCTTAAAAAAATAGGAGATTTTGTAAGATTTAAAGGTGAAAAAGCAAAATTAAGTTTAAAACATAAAATTGACGATTGTAAAAACTTTGAAGGTATCATAACTGATTGTAAAGATGAAATTATATTTTTGGAAATTGATGAAAACAAAACACTAGAAATTCCTTTTTCAGAAGTAAGAAAAGCTAATCTTGTTTATGAATTCGATGAGTTTTAA
- the rbfA gene encoding 30S ribosome-binding factor RbfA: protein MKRQRLAGIEKEMARVISQAIFLEVKNPKVKGLVSVTNVRVTEDLKFADVYFSILPSLDNQEADKETVLEGLNEIKGFLRKKVAEEIEIRYIPEIRVKIDDSIEHAVKISKLLNDLKG from the coding sequence ATGAAAAGACAAAGATTGGCTGGAATTGAAAAGGAAATGGCAAGAGTAATATCTCAAGCTATATTCTTAGAAGTTAAAAATCCTAAAGTTAAAGGACTTGTATCAGTAACTAATGTAAGAGTTACTGAGGACCTTAAATTTGCTGATGTATATTTCAGTATACTTCCAAGTTTAGATAATCAAGAAGCTGACAAAGAAACTGTTCTTGAAGGTTTAAATGAGATCAAAGGATTTTTAAGAAAAAAAGTAGCTGAAGAAATTGAAATTAGATACATTCCTGAAATAAGAGTTAAAATAGATGATTCTATTGAACATGCAGTAAAAATATCAAAACTTTTAAATGACTTAAAAGGGTAG
- the nusA gene encoding transcription termination factor NusA, with amino-acid sequence MKSKDAKVFLQALEELEKEKGISKESLLLTVEQALLAAYKKNYGEEENVEVEIDRETGDVKIYEVKTVVPTEDLYDAAVEISLDDALEIKKRVKIGDVIRIEVNCEDFRRNAIQNGKQIVIQKVREAERQYIYDRFKVREHDIINGIIRRIDDRKNVFVEFDGIEAVLTPNEQSPADTYRVGERLKVYLAEVEKTNKFPKIVISRKNEGLLRKLFELEIPEITSGLIEIKGVAREAGSRAKVAVYSADPNIDTVGACIGQKGLRIKNIVNELNGEKIDIVVWKESVQEFVSAVLSPAKVISVEVLEDENTARVIVDNSQLSLAIGKNGQNARLAAKLTGMRVDIKTANSVEEGE; translated from the coding sequence ATGAAAAGTAAAGACGCTAAAGTATTTTTACAAGCTTTAGAAGAGCTAGAAAAAGAAAAGGGTATTAGTAAAGAAAGTCTTCTACTAACTGTTGAGCAAGCTCTGTTGGCTGCCTACAAGAAAAATTACGGAGAAGAGGAAAATGTTGAAGTTGAAATAGACAGAGAAACTGGAGATGTTAAAATCTATGAAGTTAAAACTGTTGTTCCAACTGAAGATCTATATGATGCAGCTGTTGAAATTTCTTTAGACGATGCTCTAGAAATTAAAAAGAGAGTTAAAATCGGTGATGTTATAAGAATCGAAGTTAACTGTGAAGACTTCAGAAGAAACGCTATTCAAAATGGAAAACAGATAGTTATCCAAAAAGTGAGAGAGGCTGAAAGACAATATATATATGACAGATTTAAAGTCAGAGAACATGATATCATCAATGGTATAATCAGAAGAATAGATGACAGAAAAAATGTTTTCGTAGAATTTGACGGAATAGAAGCTGTCCTAACTCCAAATGAACAATCCCCTGCTGATACATACAGAGTTGGAGAAAGATTAAAAGTTTATTTAGCTGAAGTAGAAAAAACAAACAAATTCCCTAAAATAGTTATATCTAGAAAGAACGAAGGTCTTTTAAGAAAACTATTTGAATTAGAGATACCAGAGATAACTTCAGGTCTTATCGAAATCAAAGGGGTGGCAAGAGAAGCAGGGTCAAGAGCAAAAGTTGCTGTATATTCTGCTGATCCTAACATTGATACTGTTGGTGCATGTATAGGACAAAAAGGACTTAGAATCAAAAATATAGTTAATGAACTAAATGGTGAAAAAATAGATATCGTTGTATGGAAAGAATCTGTACAAGAGTTCGTATCTGCAGTTTTAAGCCCAGCAAAGGTTATAAGTGTAGAGGTGCTTGAAGATGAAAATACAGCTAGAGTTATTGTTGATAATTCACAACTATCTTTAGCTATTGGTAAAAATGGACAAAATGCTAGACTAGCTGCTAAGTTAACTGGAATGAGAGTTGACATAAAAACTGCAAATAGTGTTGAAGAAGGAGAATAA
- the infB gene encoding translation initiation factor IF-2, whose product MKKRVHELAKDYGINNKEFMALLNDELQIEVTSHLSSLAEKDIDKIKSYFDNMSKQKAEKKEKKDKKGATLKKRFLEEEEMFDEEDTSTGRKNKGNNNKKNGKKGSFENKNDDKNKKKNKKKKGRRTDFVMKTVEAAGSETIEEDGMKIIKIRGEITVGDFADRLGVPSSEIIKKLFLKGQMLTINSPLSIDMAEEIAVDYDALVEEEEEIELEFGEKFALEVEDKEEDLVERPPVITIMGHVDHGKTSLLDAIRASNVVSGEDGGITQKIGAYQIVKNGKKITFVDTPGHEAFTDMRARGAQVTDIAILVVAADDGVMPQTVEALSHAKAAGVPIIVAVNKIDKPEANPMKVKQELMEHGLVSVEWGGDTEFVEVSAKKKLHLDDLLDTILITAEILELKANPKKRAKGVVLESKLDPKVGPIADVLVQEGTLKIGDVIVAGETYGKVRALLNDRGERTELVELSQPAEIIGFNEVPQAGDTMYVIQNEQHAKRIVEEVAKERKLAETSRKTITLESLSEQFDHENVKELNLILRADSRGSVDALKESLLKLSTDEVAVNIIQAAAGAITESDVKLAEVSNAIIIGFHVRPTTKAIKEAEDDGVEIRTSNIIYHITEDIEKALTGMLDPEFKEVYLGRVEIKKVFKVSKVGNVAGCVVVDGKVKRDASVRVLRNEVVIYEGKLASLKRFKDDAKDVIQGQECGLGIENFNDIKEGDIVEAFEVQEIKRTLK is encoded by the coding sequence ATGAAAAAAAGAGTACATGAGTTAGCTAAGGATTATGGAATAAATAACAAGGAGTTTATGGCTTTGTTAAATGATGAACTTCAAATAGAAGTTACGTCTCATCTATCTAGCTTAGCTGAGAAAGATATTGATAAAATAAAGTCTTATTTTGACAATATGAGTAAACAGAAAGCAGAGAAAAAAGAGAAGAAAGATAAAAAAGGAGCTACATTGAAAAAAAGATTTTTAGAAGAAGAGGAAATGTTTGACGAAGAGGACACCTCAACAGGAAGAAAAAACAAAGGTAACAACAATAAAAAGAACGGTAAAAAAGGTTCTTTTGAAAACAAAAACGATGACAAGAACAAAAAGAAAAATAAAAAGAAAAAAGGTAGAAGAACTGACTTCGTAATGAAGACTGTTGAAGCTGCTGGATCTGAAACTATTGAAGAAGATGGAATGAAAATCATAAAAATCAGAGGAGAAATCACAGTTGGTGACTTCGCTGATAGACTTGGAGTTCCTAGTTCTGAAATAATCAAAAAACTGTTCCTTAAAGGACAAATGCTTACTATTAACAGCCCACTATCTATAGATATGGCAGAAGAAATCGCTGTTGATTACGATGCACTTGTAGAGGAAGAGGAAGAAATCGAATTAGAGTTTGGAGAAAAATTTGCACTTGAAGTTGAAGATAAAGAGGAAGATCTTGTTGAAAGACCACCTGTAATCACTATCATGGGACACGTTGACCACGGTAAAACTTCATTACTAGATGCTATCAGAGCAAGTAACGTTGTATCTGGAGAAGATGGTGGAATCACTCAAAAGATTGGTGCTTACCAAATAGTTAAAAACGGTAAGAAAATAACATTTGTTGACACACCAGGTCACGAAGCTTTTACTGATATGAGAGCTAGAGGAGCTCAAGTAACTGACATAGCTATACTAGTTGTAGCTGCAGATGACGGTGTAATGCCACAAACTGTTGAAGCATTATCACACGCTAAAGCTGCAGGAGTACCTATCATTGTTGCAGTTAACAAAATAGATAAACCTGAAGCTAACCCTATGAAAGTTAAACAGGAACTTATGGAACATGGGCTTGTTTCTGTAGAATGGGGAGGAGATACTGAGTTTGTTGAAGTATCTGCTAAGAAAAAACTTCATCTTGACGATTTATTAGATACTATACTTATAACTGCTGAAATTCTTGAATTAAAAGCAAATCCTAAGAAGAGAGCAAAAGGTGTAGTTCTAGAATCTAAACTTGATCCAAAAGTTGGACCAATAGCAGACGTACTAGTTCAAGAAGGAACTTTAAAAATAGGAGACGTTATTGTTGCTGGAGAAACTTATGGTAAAGTAAGAGCACTATTAAATGATAGAGGAGAAAGAACTGAACTAGTTGAACTTTCTCAACCAGCTGAAATTATTGGATTTAACGAAGTGCCTCAAGCTGGAGATACTATGTATGTAATTCAAAATGAACAACATGCAAAGAGAATCGTTGAAGAGGTTGCTAAAGAGAGAAAACTTGCTGAAACAAGCAGAAAAACAATAACTCTTGAATCACTATCTGAGCAATTTGATCATGAAAATGTAAAAGAGTTAAATCTTATCTTAAGAGCTGATTCTAGAGGATCTGTTGATGCTTTAAAAGAATCACTTTTAAAACTTTCTACTGATGAAGTTGCAGTTAACATCATTCAAGCTGCTGCTGGAGCAATTACTGAAAGTGACGTAAAACTTGCTGAAGTATCAAATGCTATCATTATTGGATTCCACGTAAGACCTACTACTAAAGCTATAAAAGAAGCTGAAGATGATGGTGTAGAAATCAGAACTTCAAATATTATTTATCATATTACTGAAGATATTGAAAAAGCACTTACTGGTATGCTTGATCCAGAATTTAAAGAAGTATACCTTGGAAGAGTTGAAATCAAAAAAGTATTCAAAGTTTCTAAAGTTGGAAACGTTGCTGGATGTGTCGTAGTTGACGGAAAAGTTAAAAGAGATGCCAGCGTCAGAGTACTTAGAAATGAAGTAGTAATATATGAAGGAAAACTTGCATCACTTAAGAGATTTAAAGATGATGCTAAAGATGTAATTCAAGGTCAAGAATGCGGACTTGGAATAGAAAATTTCAACGATATCAAAGAAGGAGATATTGTTGAGGCATTCGAAGTGCAAGAAATAAAAAGAACTCTAAAATAA
- a CDS encoding DUF448 domain-containing protein, giving the protein MESTTVHERTCFICKKKDEKKNLFRLVKTGDSQYSFDEKQRQQSRGYYVCKNHECLKRLSKHKKIKMSTEDLMKMLNLLKKTEKDYLNILKAMKNSQALSFGMNMVLEDIEHIHFLVLAEDISEKNEKKLLAKAQELNISYVYYGNKNQLGEIFGKSEVSVIAVKSKKMARGLID; this is encoded by the coding sequence TTGGAAAGCACAACTGTTCATGAAAGAACTTGTTTTATTTGCAAAAAGAAAGATGAAAAAAAGAATCTTTTCAGATTGGTTAAAACTGGAGATTCACAATATAGTTTTGATGAAAAGCAAAGACAACAAAGCAGAGGTTATTACGTGTGTAAAAATCATGAATGCTTAAAAAGATTGTCTAAACACAAAAAAATAAAAATGAGTACGGAAGATTTAATGAAAATGCTAAATCTTTTGAAAAAAACGGAAAAGGACTATTTAAATATTTTGAAGGCAATGAAAAACTCACAGGCTTTATCTTTTGGTATGAATATGGTTTTAGAAGATATTGAGCATATACATTTCCTAGTTCTTGCAGAAGATATAAGCGAAAAGAATGAGAAAAAACTTCTTGCAAAGGCACAAGAACTGAACATTAGTTATGTGTATTACGGAAATAAGAACCAACTTGGAGAAATATTTGGGAAAAGTGAAGTCAGTGTTATTGCTGTGAAAAGTAAAAAGATGGCCCGTGGACTCATAGACTAA
- a CDS encoding methylaspartate mutase subunit E produces MKLKFRKWTEEEFFQMREEVLKGWPTGAEVDLEEAVKYHKSLPASKSFAKKLMDAKNRGITLAQPRAGVALIEQHIELLNFLDKEGGADLLPSTIDSYTRQNKYENCERGIEESKKAGRSLLNGFPGVNHGVKGCREVVEATNLPLQLRHGTPDARLLSEIMMAAGFTSNEGGGISYNVPYAKNVSIEKTIIDWQYVDRLVGWYEEHGVSINREPFGPLTGTLVPPSMSNAVGILEGLLAAEQGVKSITLGYGQCGNLIQDIAAIRALEEQANEYFDKQGYKGIELTTVFHQWMGGFPEDEAKAFGVISNGASAAALSGATKVIVKTPHEAIGVPTKEANAAGIRATKMVLNLLRGQQLSSSPELEEDIRIIKAETKCILDKVYELGNGDWAVGIVKAFEQGVLDVPFAPSIYNAGKMMPARDNVGKVRYLSVGNVPFTKELIDYNKAQLEERGKYEGRPVNFQMTVDDIFAVGKGTLIGRPEGK; encoded by the coding sequence ATGAAACTTAAATTTAGAAAATGGACTGAAGAAGAGTTCTTCCAAATGAGAGAAGAAGTTTTAAAAGGATGGCCTACAGGGGCAGAAGTTGACTTAGAAGAAGCTGTAAAATATCACAAATCACTTCCTGCATCAAAAAGCTTTGCTAAAAAATTAATGGACGCAAAAAACAGAGGAATAACATTAGCACAACCTAGAGCAGGGGTTGCACTAATTGAACAACATATAGAATTACTAAACTTCCTAGATAAAGAAGGTGGAGCAGATTTACTACCAAGTACAATCGACTCATACACTAGACAAAATAAATATGAAAACTGTGAAAGAGGTATAGAAGAATCTAAAAAAGCTGGAAGATCACTTCTTAATGGATTCCCAGGTGTTAACCACGGAGTTAAAGGATGTAGAGAAGTTGTTGAAGCTACTAACCTACCTTTACAATTAAGACACGGAACTCCAGATGCTAGATTACTATCTGAAATCATGATGGCTGCTGGATTCACTTCAAACGAAGGTGGAGGAATTTCTTATAACGTTCCTTACGCTAAAAACGTTTCAATAGAAAAAACAATAATCGACTGGCAATATGTTGACAGACTAGTTGGATGGTATGAAGAACATGGAGTATCAATAAACAGAGAACCATTCGGACCATTAACAGGAACATTAGTACCACCTTCAATGTCAAATGCTGTTGGAATTCTTGAAGGATTACTAGCTGCAGAACAAGGTGTTAAGAGTATAACTCTAGGATATGGACAATGTGGAAACTTAATCCAAGACATCGCTGCAATCAGAGCATTAGAAGAACAAGCAAATGAATACTTCGACAAACAAGGATACAAAGGAATCGAATTAACAACTGTATTCCACCAATGGATGGGAGGATTCCCTGAAGATGAAGCAAAAGCATTTGGAGTAATTTCAAATGGAGCTTCTGCTGCTGCATTATCTGGAGCAACTAAAGTTATCGTAAAAACTCCTCACGAAGCAATTGGAGTACCTACAAAAGAAGCTAACGCTGCAGGAATCAGAGCAACTAAGATGGTATTAAACCTACTTAGAGGACAACAATTATCATCTTCACCTGAATTAGAAGAAGATATCAGAATAATCAAAGCTGAAACTAAATGTATCTTAGATAAAGTTTATGAATTAGGAAATGGAGACTGGGCAGTAGGAATCGTTAAAGCATTCGAACAAGGTGTACTAGACGTTCCATTCGCTCCATCAATCTACAACGCAGGTAAAATGATGCCAGCTAGAGACAACGTAGGAAAAGTAAGATACCTATCAGTTGGAAACGTTCCATTCACAAAAGAATTAATTGACTACAATAAAGCTCAATTAGAAGAAAGAGGAAAATACGAAGGAAGACCTGTTAATTTCCAAATGACAGTTGACGATATATTCGCAGTTGGTAAAGGAACATTAATTGGAAGACCAGAAGGAAAATAA
- the recJ gene encoding single-stranded-DNA-specific exonuclease RecJ, producing MHWEYSSLPQSLIETKAMQLKKDKLLTTLLLNRGFSDEKSANEFINPKIEDFRDPFKFEKMDEIVDLILDKKNKNEKIFIYGDYDVDGITAAVFLVKVLTEIGMDVDYYIPNRMEEGYGLDKKAINFMHKKNCTLAITVDTGVNSIEDVKYAESLGMKVIVTDHHKSIKDKEDEELLLLNPKLSDTYEFKYLSGAGVALKVAQGVYLKLKEDLKKLYQYMDIVMIGTVADVVPMIDENRIIIKEGLKVLKDTKVKGLMYLLKYLKFQNKTLNTTDVSYFISPMINSLGRIGISKMGADFFLKDDEFEIYNIIEEMKRANKKRRELEKNIYDDANAKILKMKDGKPKCAFLYSDKWHPGVIGVVSSRLSIKYNMPIALVALKDNIGKASCRSVKGISVFNIFEKMKDKLVRFGGHDLASGFIVKQENLRLIEKIFKENIRKMEVQEEKKSLKIDLEYPIENIGDKIFNAMESLGPFGLDNPHPLFIDRDLSFEYIKKFGVNNRHFNGIIKKNGKTYHMVAFDLGHKINELESRIQNFDIVYYPEKVIYRGEEIVQIRIKDIKIKDDFYEIFTK from the coding sequence ATGCACTGGGAATATAGTTCACTACCTCAATCTCTTATTGAAACTAAGGCTATGCAACTAAAAAAAGACAAACTACTTACAACCTTATTACTCAATAGAGGATTTTCAGATGAAAAGAGCGCAAATGAATTTATAAACCCTAAAATTGAAGATTTTAGAGATCCCTTTAAATTTGAAAAAATGGATGAAATAGTAGATCTCATACTTGATAAGAAAAATAAAAATGAGAAAATATTTATTTATGGAGATTATGATGTAGACGGAATAACTGCTGCAGTGTTCTTGGTGAAAGTTTTAACTGAAATTGGAATGGATGTAGACTATTATATTCCTAACAGAATGGAAGAGGGTTACGGCCTGGATAAAAAAGCCATTAACTTCATGCATAAAAAGAACTGTACTTTAGCAATAACTGTTGATACTGGAGTAAACTCCATAGAGGATGTCAAATATGCAGAGTCTTTGGGAATGAAAGTAATCGTTACAGATCACCATAAATCTATTAAGGATAAAGAGGATGAGGAACTTCTCCTTTTAAATCCAAAACTTAGTGACACTTATGAGTTTAAATACCTTTCTGGTGCTGGAGTAGCACTAAAGGTAGCTCAGGGTGTATACTTAAAATTAAAGGAAGATTTGAAAAAACTATACCAATATATGGATATAGTGATGATAGGTACAGTTGCAGATGTAGTACCTATGATTGATGAAAATAGAATAATAATAAAAGAGGGATTGAAAGTCTTAAAAGATACAAAAGTTAAAGGACTTATGTATCTTCTGAAATATCTAAAATTTCAGAATAAGACTCTCAATACCACTGATGTGAGCTATTTCATTTCCCCTATGATTAATTCACTTGGAAGAATAGGTATCTCAAAAATGGGAGCTGATTTTTTTCTTAAAGATGATGAATTTGAAATATACAATATTATAGAAGAGATGAAAAGAGCTAATAAAAAAAGAAGAGAGCTCGAAAAAAATATATATGATGATGCCAATGCCAAAATACTTAAAATGAAAGATGGAAAACCAAAATGTGCTTTCCTTTATTCAGATAAATGGCATCCTGGAGTCATTGGTGTCGTATCTTCAAGGCTAAGTATAAAATACAATATGCCTATTGCACTAGTTGCACTTAAAGACAACATTGGAAAAGCATCTTGTAGAAGTGTAAAAGGAATTAGTGTTTTCAATATTTTTGAAAAGATGAAAGATAAACTTGTTAGATTTGGTGGCCATGATTTAGCTTCTGGATTTATTGTAAAACAGGAAAATCTTAGACTTATAGAAAAAATATTTAAAGAAAATATCCGTAAAATGGAAGTGCAGGAAGAAAAAAAATCATTAAAAATAGATTTAGAGTATCCTATTGAAAATATAGGTGATAAAATATTTAATGCAATGGAGTCTTTAGGCCCTTTTGGACTTGATAATCCTCACCCATTATTTATTGATAGGGACCTGTCTTTTGAATATATAAAAAAATTTGGTGTCAATAACAGGCACTTTAATGGTATTATAAAGAAGAATGGAAAAACCTACCACATGGTAGCCTTTGATTTAGGTCACAAAATCAATGAACTTGAATCTAGAATACAAAATTTTGATATAGTCTACTACCCTGAAAAAGTAATTTATCGTGGGGAAGAGATTGTACAAATCAGAATAAAAGATATAAAAATAAAAGATGACTTTTATGAAATCTTTACTAAATAG